The DNA sequence GCGTTCCATGTTGCCGCCGCGAAAACGGTTGGTGTGGTTCCAGTAAACCTCGACACCGGTCTTCGGAATCGGGAACGGGAAATAGCGGGTTTGCGCGAAGTTAACCAGCCCGTTGCCATCTGGAGTCAGTTCGGTGGTCACCGCGCTTTTTTTGGCAATGTCATACACGTTCTGCGGAGAAGCCGCCGAGCGCTGAGTTTTGTAGACCGGGATCTTGTAACTGTCCGGATAGCGTTTGAACATCGCCAGTTGACCCGGTGTCAGCTTGTCCTTGTACTGCTCGGCATTGGCCGCGGTGATGACCATTTGCGGCTTTTCACTGGCGAACGGATCGCCGAGAAAACCGTTGTCGAGCGCCGCCGCGCCGGGTTTCAAACCACCGGTCCAGGCGGGAATGCTGCCGTTGGCGTTGCCCTCTTTCTGAGCGCCCAAAGGGGTCAGCGTGGTGCCCAGCTGTGCGGCCTCCTGGGGCGAAACGGCAGCCATTACACCACTGGCCAGCAGCGTCAGACTCAGTGCGCCAGCGCGCAGAACAATACGTGCGTTCATGTTGAAGTACCTCTGGCAGGGTTGCATCAGAAATTCACGCCGAAACTGAGCGCAACGTAGTCGCGGTCGACGTTGGTGTTGAAATCGCCACCGAAGTAATTGGTGTAACTCAGGCTGGCGGTGTAAGTGTTCATATAGTCGGCATCCACACCGAGGCTGACCGCTTTGGAACCTTCATCGAAGTTCGGGCCATAACCTTCGACGTCATGGGACCAGGCGATGTTGGGCGACAGGTTGATGCCGGCGATCACGTTCTGGTAATCGAGCTTGCCGCGCAGTCGATAGCCCCAGCTGTTGCTGGTGTAAAAGCCATCGTCGTTGCACTCCTGCGCCGGGTTGCTGGCCGTCGGCGTGCCCACAGCGGCTCCGCGGCAGGTCGCCGCGCCCGCAGCGCCTGGTAGTTCGCCGGGACCGAAGGCCGGGCTGCGACCGAAGCGCAGGTCAGAGCCGTCAGCCTTGCCCAGGCCGTTGATGTGGTTGTAACCGACCTCACCGACCACGGTCAGACGGCTGGCGCCCAGCACCTGATCGAAAAACTGCGTCGCGGTCACCTGCGCCTGGGTGACTGGCATGCGCTTGTAGCCATTGACTTCGGCACCCAGTGTGCGGCCGGCGAAACCGGTGGTGATCAGCGGCGAGGTCGCGCCGAAGGTGGCTGCGGACAGCAGGTCGGCCGTGTTCAGTTGCAGCGGCATGTTCGGCCGGTAGCTGACTTCACCACCCAGTGAGACGCCCGAGACGTTGGTCTGGAAGCTCAGGCCATAGAGGCGAATGTCTTCCGGGTAGTCGATGAAATAACGAACGCTGCGCGCAGAGGTCACGCCGCCAGCTGCACTGGTCATCTGATTGATGCTCAGGTACGGGTTGCGACTGTGGTAATTCATCGCGTAGGCGCCGAATTCGGTGTCGTTCGCCTCCGGGACATACCAGCGCAGGGCCACGCCATACTGGCCGCTATCGCGGGCATCGTTGTCTTTCAGGCGCGCAATGAAAGCGTTGTCCGTACCCGCCGCGATGGCTGCCAAACCGCCGGTGTTGCGTGCCACTCCGGGTGGAAGATCAAGGCCGGCGACTACCAGTCGGTCGTTACAGCCTTGGGGTACGCCGTCGTTACCGAAGAACGTGCCGCAGTTGTCGACCACCGACTTGTCCCACTCCAGCTGATAAAAAGCTTCAGCGGTAATGTTGTCGGCCAGGCCCTGGGACACGTAGAGCAAGTTGACCGGGATCAGGCCTTCTTTCACTTCAGCGCCCGGACGACGCAACGCTGCGACGTCGATCGGGTTGATGCTGTTGATCGAGTTGCCGATGAAGGTGCTTTCGCCCCAGCTCACCACCTGCTTGCCGAGCCGCACGTTGCCGACCTGATCGCCGAGGGTGTAGTTGTGGTAGACGAAGCTGTCGAGGAACATCGCCCCGGATGACTTGGCCGCGCGATCACGCCCCGAGTCATCGATGTCGTAGAACGGACGGCTTTCGTCCATCAGCTCGAGGTCATACCAGTACTTGCCACGCACAAAGGCACCGCTGTCGCCGTACTTCAGCTCCAGGTCATGCACGCCCTTGAAGATCTTCGAGAAGGTTTCACCCTTCTTGAAGTTCAGGCGGTTGTCGTCGGTGGTCCGGGAGGCGGACTCACCACCCGCTACGCCCTGGGAGTTGAAGTTGGAAATGAACTGCTTGTCCGGATCAGCCGTCGACCAGCTGGCACCGACCGACAGCGATGAATCGAACGTCCCTTGAATCTCCCCGATATTGAAATCAACAGCGTGAGCTTGAGTGCTCGCGCAAGTGGCAACCATCACACCATGAACATGACTGAAATCAACATCCGCCTGGCTGCCATCAAACTGATTTCGCGTAACGGCTACGAGTCGATGAGCCTTCGCCAGCTCGCGGTGGAAGCAGGCATTAACGCCTCGACGCTGTACATCTACTACAAAGGCAAAAGCGAGCTGCTGCTGGAACTGATTCTGGAATACCTCCAGGGGCTGTCTCGTGAATGGACGCGCTGCCGTCCCAAAACCGCCACTGCCGATGTGAAGCTGCGTGCCTTCATTGCCTGCCACGTGCGTTATCACCTGGAACACCAGGACGAAGCCATGCTCGGCAATCTGGAGTTCAGAAGCCTCGATGAAGAGGAATTGGAGCAGGTCCGTCAGGCTCGACGTCTCTATTTGAAAGCCTGCAGGACATCCTCGAACAAGGCGTCAAGGAAGGCTCGCTTAGCTGCGCCGAACCGAAACTGATGGTGCGCACCCTGTTCAACATGCTCACCCACGCTTGCGTCTGGTATCAGGCCGATGGCAGTTGGGGTATCGATGACGTCATTCGGCATTACGCGGAACTGGTGCTGAAAATGCTGGGCGCCGCCCCCATCCCGTCGCCTCGGATGTCTGTCCCACGAACCGTGATAAACCGCCGCTGCGCGCCGATGGAGGTGCGTCCATGAGCGATCTCATGCAGCCGTTTTCCATGGCCGGCAAAACCGTATTGGTAGCCGATGCCGCCACACGCTTGGGTGCCCATTTCGCCCGACTGATCAGCCTCGCCGGTGCCCGTGTGGCCATTGGCGCGCAGCATCCTTCGCAGTTGGAGCAACTGGCGGCGGACCTGCGCTGGGAAGGTGGCGAAATCATGATCGTCGCGCTCGACAGCGCTCGGCGGCCAAGCATCGAGGCCGCGCTGGACACCGTGCAGGAGCGCTTCGGCAGCGTCGATGTGCTGATCAACAACAGTGCCGAACGCGAACACATTGCCCTGAACAACCACATTGTCCACTGCACCAGCCTGCACATGATCAAGGCCGAGCGCGGTGGCAGCATCGTCAATATTGATCCGCCACCGCGCCCTATCACTGAACCCAACCCTTGCCTGCGGCCCAACAGCAGCCTGGTCCGGATGACCAGAGCCATGGCCCAGTCGCTGACGCCCCACCGCATTCGCGTCAACGTCATCGCCCCGCGCGCCGGCAAGGGTTACGACGCCGGCCTGCAAGAACTCAATGGCCCGTTACTGCTGCTGGCCAGCGGCGCGGGTGCCAGCGTGACCGGTGCCGTGCTGCATGTCGATGGACTTGAACGCCACGCCACCTGATACGGGTGGCGTGTTTTCGCCGGTGCCCCTTGAACATGGCCGTTGCTCGCTGTTCGCGACGCCCGACAACAAGGAGCCAGTCAGATGACTCGCATAATCAAGTGGCTGCCGAAACTCGCCCTGGTGGCGACTACGGTCATGGCAATTTCGGCAACTGCCGGGGCTGCAGAAAAACCCAACATTCTGGTGATCTTCGGTGATGACATCGGCCAGACTAATATCAGCGCCTATTCCATGGGCGTGGTCGGCTACAAGACGCCCAACATCGACCGCATCGCCCATGAAGGCATGCTGTTCACCGACTACTACGCGGAAAACAGCTGCACCGCTGGACGCTCCTCCTTCATCACCGGTCAGTCGCCGCTGCGCACCGGCCTGACCAAAGTCGGCGTGCCAGGTGCGCCGATCGGCATTCAAAAACGTGACATCACCATCGCTCAGGCGCTCAAATCCCAGGGCTACGCCACTGGTCAATTCGGCAAGAACCACCTGGGTGACAAGGATGCATTCCTGCCGACCAACCACGGTTTCGACGAGTTCTTCGGCAACCTCTACCACCTCAACACCGAAGAAGAACCCGAACGCGCCTATTGGCCCAAGGATGACCCGGACTTCGTCAAATCCAGAACGCCGCGCGGCGTGATCCACAGCTACGCCGATGGCAAGATCGAAGACACTGGAGCCCTGACCGCCAAGCGCATGGAAACCATCGACGACGAAACCACCGCCGCCGCCCAGTCCTTTATCGAACGCCAGGCCAAAGCCGACAAACCGTTTTTCGTGTGGATGAACACCACGCGCATGCACCTGTTCACCCACGTGCGTGATTCGATGAAGGGCCAGAGCGGCATGCCCGGCAACGACTACGCCGACGGCATGCTTGAGCATGACGGTGACGTCGGCAAACTGCTGAAAACCCTCGATGAGCTGAAAATCGCCGACAACACCATCGTCGTCTACACCACCGACAACGGCCCGAACCAGTTCTCCTGGCCGGACGCGGCGACTACGCCATTCCGCAACGAGAAGAACTCCAACTGGGAAGGTGCCTACCGGGTGCCGGCCATCGTTCGTTGGCCGGGCAAGATCAAGGCCGGTGAAGTCTCAAACGAAATGTTCTCGGGCATGGACTGGTTCCCGACCCTGCTGGCTGCTGCAGGTGACACCGGCGTGAAAGACAAACTCCTGAAAGGCTGGTCACCGACTACCGGCGGCACCAACTTTAAGGTGCACCTGGACGGCTATAACCAACTACCGTACTTGACCGGGCAACAGCCAAAAGGCGAGCGTCGCGAGTTCTACTACTTTAACGACGACGGCGTGCTGGTTTCCATGCGTTATGACAATTGGAAAGTGGTCTTCGCCGAACAACGGGAACCGGGTGGTTTTGCGGTATGGAGCAGCCCGTTCGTACCCTTGCGAGTTCCCAAACTCTTCAACTTGCGGATGGACCCGTATGAGCGGGCAGACATCGTTTCTGACCAGTATTACGACTGGACCGTGAAGAATTCCTACTTGCTGGCAGCGGGGGTGGCCAAGGCGACGAGGTTCCTGCAGACCTTCATCGAATACCCGCCGAGCCAGAAGCCAGCCAGCTTCAGCATCGACCAGATCCGGGCTGCGGTAGACGCGAAAATCGAAGAGAAAAATAAAGCCCAATCCAAACCGTGACAGGTGCCCGCTGCCTGCTTTTCGGTGGGCGGCGGCTTTCGGCCGATTCTGTTGAAAAAGCCGGATTCCCAATATTACGACCTTGATGAACGCCCAGCCTGCTGGGTAGCAAATGACGCGGATAACAATTTCAAGCAGTACATCCAGCATCGAAGCGCCATGGCATAGTCAATTTCAACATGATTACAATCGTAGTTTGGGGCCTGCCGGAGAAGATTTCCGGACTAGACTCGCTCATCCTGCAGCCCTGCCATACTGTTCAGCATGACCAGTGCAACCTTCCGCTTCTACGAGGAGCTCAACGATTTCCTGCCGGCCGAACGGCGGCGGCAGTCCTTCACCTGCGAGTGCGCGCGAGGGGCGACGGTCAAGCACATGATCGAGGCGCTCGGGATACCGCACACCGAGGTCGAGCTGGTGCTGCTCAACGGCGAGTCGGTGGGCTTCGAGCGGGTGATCTTCGACAGTGACCGGCTGGCGGTGTATCCCAAGTTCGAAGCGCTGGACATCAGCCCGCTGCTCAAGGTTCGTGCGCAACCTTTACGGGTGCTGCGCTTCGTCGCTGATGCGCACCTTGGCGGGCTGGCCAGCCTGCTGCGCATGAGCGGCTTCGACACCCTTTACGACAATGGCTTCGAGGATGGCGAGATCGCCGAGATCGCTGCGCAGCAAGGACGCATCGTGCTAACCCGCGACCGCGAACTGCTCAAGCGGCGGATCATCAGCCACGGCTGTTACGTGCATGCCCTGAAACCGTCGCTGCAGCTGCGCGAATTGTACGAGCGCCTCGACCTGGCGCGTAGCGCGCGGCCATTCAGCCTGTGCCTTCATTGCAACCTGCCGCTGCACGAGATCAGCCCGGAACTGGCCCGGCCGCAGGTGCCGCCACGCATTGGCGCCCTCTATTCGCACTTCCTGCGCTGCGACGCCTGCCAACGGGTTTACTGGGAGGGTTCGCACTGGCGCGGCATGTGTGCACTGCTGGCACCTCTGCTGGACCGATAGCCGAGCGCATCGGGCCGGCTGCGTTGCCAGGGATAACTGGCTTTTGCATCAGGTAGATAACGGCCTGAAGCTGACGATCAGCCCGGACCACTCGACCTTTTCCAAGAACCGACGCGGCCGTTTTCGGGATAGCGATCTGTTTCGCTGGTTGTTCAATGAGGTGCTGCGTCGCTGCATGGATGCGGGTTTGGTCAAGGGCGAAGGGTTTGCCGTGGACGCCAGCATCATCAAAGCGGATGCGAGTCGGCAGCGCGGCGTACCGGGTGATGAACAAGTTAACTGGAGCGATCCGTCCCTGAGTACCCGCGCTGTACGTGAATACCTTGCGGCACTTGATGAAGAGGCTTTGGCCGAAACGCTACCGAAGCGTTTATCACTGACTGATCCTCAGGCCCGCTGGACAGCTGCTCCAGGCGGCCCAGCGTTCTTCGCTTACTCCACGAATTATCTGATCGATACCAAGAACGGCGTGATCATGGATGTGCAGCCAACACCTGCTCATCGCACGGCCGAGGTCGAGAGCACCAAATGCGAAATTGCATCTCACTTGACCACCCCACCGGTAGGCGGAGTGGTCGTCGCTCTTCAGTTTTTCCTGCTCTTGAGTTTGCGCATCGATTCGCCCTTGAGTGGAATCACATGCGACTTGTGAACGATCCGGTCCAACACTGCATCGGCAATCGTCGGATCCGTGAAAAGGTCGTACCATTTTTCTTTGGGGTACTGACTGGTGACCAGCAAGGAGCCATTGCGTGATTGCTGATCAATAACATCTAGCAGGAAGGGGCCGAGCTGGGAGTCAATGCCGCCGATTCCCAAGTCATCGATGATCAGGAGTTGAGCCTTGATCAATTGCCTGCGCAGTTTCGGAAGCGTGTGGTCCGCGTAGGACAGTGTTATGTCTTCGAAAAGCTGTGTTGCTGTAAGGTAATAGGTATTGAACCCTAGGCGACAGGCCTGATTACCAAAGGCGCAAGCCAACCAGGTTTTTCCGGTGCCAGTAGCACCTGTCAAAATGAGATTTTGTCGGCGACGTAACCATTCACGATCCGCCAAGGTCATGACCATGTTGCGATCTAGCCCTCGGCTTGCCTTGTACTCGATACTTTCCAAGGTGGCCTGCGTCTCTCTCAGTTTGGCGGTTTTCAGAAAGCGCTCAACCTTACGCGTTTCACGCTCGCTGGTTTCAGACTCCATCATCAGACCAAGACGCAAATCGAATGTCTGTTCTGAAGGTTTGGTTGGTTCAACTGCTGCTCATAAGCACTGGCCATGCCTTTCAGGCCCAGCTCAATCAGTTGCTGACTGGTATTCAACAGCGTCTTCATACAGGCTTCTCCTCTTGAGCGGCGTAGTACGTCGCTTCACGGATATTCGAATGTTCAATGGTGGGAGTCGTAATCATTGGCGGACGCCGAAGGTCAGAGCCAATACGCAAAATGGCTCGCAGACGCTCGGAGCTGACAATGCCGAGCGAGTTCGCATAAGCGCAGGCTGACTCCAGGCGTTCGTGAGGTATCTGCTCCTTCCGCACGTCACGTTTGAGCGCTGTCACGGCCCTCAGTCCTGTTGCAAAGTCTCGGCGGTCTTCCAAATTGCGTTGCACGTAGAGGTAAGTTGCAGGGCCAATGTCTGCCGCCCACTTCAGCAAGGCTGGCGGTTGAGAGTCCTGAAACTGATTGTGGTTGGGTGCCAAATGCTCACGCAAGGTACTGACCCCCCGGCGTGGAATCGATACGGTGACTGCTGATCACGCGTCGTTGGAACGTGACTTCCAGCCAATCGGTATTCACGCGCAGATCCACCAACTGGTTAGCATGGTGATAAGGCACCGAGTAGGATCGACCTTGAAACTCAACGTGGTAATCACCGCCAATACGAACCTGGTACACGGCGGCCGCTCGTCTCAATTTGCTGGTGTACCAGACCTCGCAGGGCAACAAGCGCTCCTTGAGCTGGTTTCAACGCGTCAAGTTTATGCAGCGGTTGCTGAAAGGTGATTTCGGGATGGATGTGCAGTTCGCCATGGCCCCACAGTTCGACCTCAACGATGAACTGGATATCCCAGAGGATGTGCTCAAGGATTACTGGCGCGCAGCACGACTACGAAAATGGGGTTGGGAGCAGATCATGAACGGCCGATGCGAAGCATTCCCACCGACCGAACTTCTCCTGTAAGGCAGATGCAGCGAGCCCTAACATGGAGTTGCGATTTGGTGGGTTATCATTAGTTGGTGTTTGAAAATCATCTCGGCCAGCACCGGAAATGGCACTGATGGATGTGACGACAACACTGGAAAGTACTCAGTATTGCCATGATCAAATGGCAGACGACAAAGCGATCATGAAGTAACAAAAACAACACATCATAAATTTACAACTAAGTTACATCCGCATGGCTTTGTATGTAGGAAATTTCTGAAAGTGTTGTCAGTTTTTCAGAATCATATAATTACAGTCACCAAGGTGCCTACAATCTGGCCACCTCGTGACCGGTTCGCTTTGCGCCAAGTTCCGGATTCATTGCTCTTGAGATGCGTAGGCCAGACACCCCGGGAGAGGCTTGACAGTAAAGCGCGAGTCATAGGGATGGAAAGGCTCAAGCAGCTTTCTGCCTAATAGCGGGCAGGAGCTGCCTGGGGTAGTTTGCTTGTTAGTTATTGAAATAATTTCGTGAGCTTCTTGGGCTTTTCACAATAACGCTTTACCTTGTACCCTAATGTTGAACTACCATTGCCCTAGCGTCAGCACTGCTCACTGCCGAAAAAATCTGAATAGTTATCGCCCGCTCATGCTATCCAGACTCGGCCAGCCTGTAGATGTAGAACTTCCAACTCTGACGACATGCATATCTGCGCTTTGGCTAGCTTTAGCGTTATTTGATACCACTCACTGACCGAGAAACTCCCGGCCTGTGACTTTCCGAACAAGAGGAACAGCGGATGTTCGCCCCTGCGAATCAATCACAGTTTGACCTGACCGTCTTTGGTCGTCAGCACGACTTCAAAGTGCTCTCATTCTCGGGTGAAGAGAGACTCAATACGCCTTATGTCATCACCGTCGAACTGGTCAGCGAACAGGCCAATCTGGATTTTCAATCGCTGTTGCACCAGCTGGCGTTTCTGAGTTTTACCCCAGAATCCACCTGGCTACCGGCCGAAGGGGTTCACGGGCAGATCTACTCGATTGGCCAACGCACATCCGTGGGCCGCTTGAGTCGTTACACCCTGGTGTTGGTGCCGCATCTGACCTACCTGACCCACAGCTACAATCAACGTATTTTCCAGAACAAGACGGTGCCGGACATCATCAGCCAGGTGCTGGATGGCCACAACATCGTCACGGGCGCGCATGCCTACTTCGAGTTGGATCTTCGCCTGTATCCGGCGCGCGAATACTGCGTGCAGTACGGTGAGTCGGATCTGCACTTTATCCAGCGCCTCTGCGAAGAGGAAGGTCTGCATTTTCATTTTCGCCACAGCCGAGACGGCCATACGCTGATCTTCGGCGATGACAATGCGGTGTTTCGTGCACTGGATCGGCCGACACCGTATGTCGATGGCCGGGGCATGGTCGCCGATGAGCCGGCGATTCAGGACTTTACCGTGCGCCTAGCCGTGCGTACCACGGAAGTGGCCCGCCGCGACTACAGTTTTGAAAAGCCCCATGTCACCCTGGGTTACGGCGCAAAACTGGACTACGGCCAGAAGACCCGCGTCTATCCCGACCTGGAGGATTACCAGTATCCCGGTGGTTTCGACAACGCCAAACGCGGTAATTTTCTGGCGGATCGTAGTCTTGAGCGCCACCGAAGCGATTATCAGTTGGCCGAGGGCCGGAGCAACCAACCGACCCTGCGCGGCGGTCACTGTTTTGAACTCAGCGAGCATTCACGCGCTGACTGGAACGACCGTTGGTTGCTGCTCTGCGTTGAACACGAAGGTAAACAGCCCCAGGCGCTGGAAGAACTGATCGGCAGCCAGCCCAAGTCCGCCGATGGCTTCGAACAAGGTTATCGCAACCACTTCACCGCGATCCCCGGGAAGACACCGTATCGCCCGCCGCAGGAACACGCCAAGCACCAGATCCTGGGTAGCCAGACCGCCAAGGTCACTGGTCCAGACGGTGAGGAAATCTATTGCGATGCGCATGGCCGGATCAAGGTCCAGTTTCACTGGGATCGTGCGGATAAAAACAACGACAAGAGCAGTTGCTGGCTACGCGTCGCTTCCGGCTGGGCCGGTCAACGTTACGGTGCGGTCACTATTCCGCGGGTCGGCACGGAAGTGCTGGTCACCTTCCAGGAAGGTGACCCTGATCGGCCGTTGGTGACCGGTTGCCTGCACCATGTGGAAAAGCCGGTGCCGTATGCGCTGCCTGAGCACAAAACCCGCAGTGTGTTCCGTAGTAACAGCACACCGCATACCCCCGGTACCAGCGCCTTCACCGAACTGTCGATCGAAGACCGTGCCGGCCAAGAGAAGATCTTTATCCAGGCCGAACGGGATCTGGAACAACAGATCAAACACGACTACCACCTCACCATCGGTAACGAGCGTCAGGTCACGGTCAAAGGCAACAGCGGCACCCTCGTCGAGGGCCGCGATAGCCTGACGGTGAGCGACAGCCTGCACTTCAGGGTAGGAGAGGAGCTAGTGGCCCAGGCCGGGCAACAAATCCATTTGAAAGCCGGCGCCGATCTGATCCTCGATGCGGATGTCAGCATTACCCTTAAGGCAGGCGGTCATCACATCGTCATTGGGCCAGCCGGCATCTTCAGCAGCACTGAAATCCAATTGGGTGGAGCCCCCGTGAGTCCACTGTCACCTGGCGCGCTAGCCACGTCGGAGATGTCCCCCGTTTCTCCTCCTGTTGTGGGTGCCAGCCAACGTTCGATCATGGCCATTACCAAGCAGCACGCTGCTGAATTTTGTCCTTTATGTGAGGCCTGTCGAGAAGGTGTTTGCATGCCCGAGGAAACAGTATGAGTACCGTACCTGGCCAATGGATGAACGAACAAGTCCGTCTCGGTCATACCCTGTACTTGATTCTGGATTCCGAGGGTGAACTCGATACACGCCGTGCGTTATTGGGGGCGCACCAACGGCCAAACCACCTCGGTGTATATAGCGAAACGCCGGTCGCTGATCTTGTCGATGCAGGCCCTTTCATCATCCAAATCGACAATCCCCCAGCCCCCCTACTTAATACATTACTCTGCGCGCCAGAGCGTAACTGGGGCTGGCTGGCTAGTGCCAAGGACGATGAAATAACGGTACTGGCCAAGCACTGGCGAGAACGCCTGATCATTGGCCAGCGGCCTCAACAAGCGCTGTATCGGTTCCACGACAACCGAGTCTTGGCTCGGGCGCTGGGGAGTCTGCCTGTCGAGACACTCCCCGAATACCTGGGTCCTATCGTCAGTCTGTGTTACTGGCAGGGCGAACAATGGGCAACGGTTGAGAATCCCGTGCCCGGTGAATACCCGGTACCCACCGACCCCAAGTGGCTGCACACGCCTTCCTCGGCCACCCATTCGATGGCCATCTTGCGCGAAAACCTCAGCCGTTATCTGTTTGCCGAACAGGGTGAGGCGTTCGCACAACTGGCTCTGAATCAGGATCCGCACCGCTGGCTCGACGAACAACTTTCGCAAGCGCAACAGTGGGAATGGCTGGCGCCTGAGCAGGTGCAGTTTTTCATTCTCCAGCAGCTGAAAGAAGCCCGGACACCCGTCATAAAAAGCTGGCTACCACGTCCAGGCGAGGCGCCACATGTTCATTTCGAGCGCCTGTTTAATGAAGTGCGTTTTTGGTCAGGAGAGCACTCTGCATGATGCAGATAGCGGGAAGTCTATTTTTGCGCCTGCCCTTTTTATTTACTCATCAGCCTTCAAAAATTTACTGGAAACAAATTATGAGTACCAAATTCAAGGTTCAATTTCTGATCTTTTTGCTCAGCTTAGTTCCTCTGCATAAAGCGTTTGCGGAGGAAGGTACGATTTGGCCCGTGGTTGTTTTTTTCGGTCTCACCTACACCACTTTCTCGCCTTTCATCAGCACGCTAGATAATAGCTACGACAACATCTCAAAGGCGTCTCTTAAAGAGGATGCAGCGACATTCGTTGCTTCGGACGGTGCGATACGTGGGCCGTTTCTGGAGTCAGCTTTGCAAGCCGCACGACGAGAGCAGCACGTTGTTCGTTACGACGACATGAGTTTAACCCAAGCGATTCTGGCCTCAAAATGAATCAGCTAATAGTCCGAAGAACTTTTCGCACGACACACATACGACGGTTTTTCCCCAGCTTCGTTCGTGCCCTGCTCGTTGCTGGGAGTGCGCTGGCGGCCACAGGCTGTTCTATCGCCCAGACACAGAGTTTCACCCTTCAAACAGAGCTGCCTGCCAACTTCAGTGTCAATGGTGATGCCTATTACGTGCCGGCCACAGGGGAGACTTGCACGACGCCGCCTCGCGACGGGCCAGATGTACCAGGTCGTAAGTTTTTCACCAGCGAACAGCAAGGCGTTCCCCACACGGCAGAATTCAAGGTGCCACTGACCGATAGGGCTGGGGGCTGTCCGTTGCGCAGTTTGAAGCTGGATATCAAAGGGAAATGGGGAGTGAGGCGGCTGGATTTGGGCATGGACTCCGCCAGCCTGTCTTTTCGCGACGAGCTTCCCACTGGACGTTCAGCCTTTCCGGACTCGGGTATACAAGTCTTCCAAGGGCAGTGTCAGTGGCTGTTCCGCACGGTGGGTTCAAAACGCTACATCCGGAAAATCCTGACATGCCAGGCCGCCGATGAACGCGGTCAAGTGCTAAAAGGCCGTCCTGGTGGAGTACTGCAACGCAATCAGTTGGCGGGCAAGACGGTGAAGATGGTGCTCTTGGTGGCCAAAGAGGAGCTGCCAGCTGTTGGTGATAACTGGATTCAATTTCCGACTGGCTGGAAGCGGTGCATGGGGAAGAGCCTCGACGACGTATATGCGTTTTGCCGTGGAAACACTACCGACTTCAAGCCTTTTAAAATGCCCGACGGGCGTGACTGCACTGTCTACCCCAACTGCACCGAATAAGGACATCACACGATGACAGCATATAAACCCATGGAAGATTGGGAAAAACCTTTTTTCAGCGACAAAATGCTGGCCTGTCCACTAAAAGGGCATTGGGTCAGCTTTCAACTGGTAGACGAGTTTGGTGATGGCAAGCCGTATGGCGGCCTGGCCTACAAGGTTCAGGACGGTGTGGGGCAGGTTTATACCGGAACGTTGG is a window from the Pseudomonas sp. LS1212 genome containing:
- a CDS encoding type VI secretion system tip protein VgrG, with amino-acid sequence MFAPANQSQFDLTVFGRQHDFKVLSFSGEERLNTPYVITVELVSEQANLDFQSLLHQLAFLSFTPESTWLPAEGVHGQIYSIGQRTSVGRLSRYTLVLVPHLTYLTHSYNQRIFQNKTVPDIISQVLDGHNIVTGAHAYFELDLRLYPAREYCVQYGESDLHFIQRLCEEEGLHFHFRHSRDGHTLIFGDDNAVFRALDRPTPYVDGRGMVADEPAIQDFTVRLAVRTTEVARRDYSFEKPHVTLGYGAKLDYGQKTRVYPDLEDYQYPGGFDNAKRGNFLADRSLERHRSDYQLAEGRSNQPTLRGGHCFELSEHSRADWNDRWLLLCVEHEGKQPQALEELIGSQPKSADGFEQGYRNHFTAIPGKTPYRPPQEHAKHQILGSQTAKVTGPDGEEIYCDAHGRIKVQFHWDRADKNNDKSSCWLRVASGWAGQRYGAVTIPRVGTEVLVTFQEGDPDRPLVTGCLHHVEKPVPYALPEHKTRSVFRSNSTPHTPGTSAFTELSIEDRAGQEKIFIQAERDLEQQIKHDYHLTIGNERQVTVKGNSGTLVEGRDSLTVSDSLHFRVGEELVAQAGQQIHLKAGADLILDADVSITLKAGGHHIVIGPAGIFSSTEIQLGGAPVSPLSPGALATSEMSPVSPPVVGASQRSIMAITKQHAAEFCPLCEACREGVCMPEETV
- a CDS encoding DUF4123 domain-containing protein translates to MNEQVRLGHTLYLILDSEGELDTRRALLGAHQRPNHLGVYSETPVADLVDAGPFIIQIDNPPAPLLNTLLCAPERNWGWLASAKDDEITVLAKHWRERLIIGQRPQQALYRFHDNRVLARALGSLPVETLPEYLGPIVSLCYWQGEQWATVENPVPGEYPVPTDPKWLHTPSSATHSMAILRENLSRYLFAEQGEAFAQLALNQDPHRWLDEQLSQAQQWEWLAPEQVQFFILQQLKEARTPVIKSWLPRPGEAPHVHFERLFNEVRFWSGEHSA
- a CDS encoding DUF2388 domain-containing protein, coding for MMQIAGSLFLRLPFLFTHQPSKIYWKQIMSTKFKVQFLIFLLSLVPLHKAFAEEGTIWPVVVFFGLTYTTFSPFISTLDNSYDNISKASLKEDAATFVASDGAIRGPFLESALQAARREQHVVRYDDMSLTQAILASK